From the Nostoc sp. PCC 7107 genome, the window ATCAGATTACTACAATTGGTGTGACCTATGGCTATGGCACTGAGCAAGAGTTACAAACCCACGGTGCAGATTTTATTGCCCATTCTCCAGATGAGATTGCCAAATTTCTGATATGGCAATCCTAAATAAGTTGTGCAATTTCTCGTTTAAATAATTTGGGCTTTTATGGATTCAGAAGTAATGGAAAAATTTTATATAAAAAAATTATTTTTTCTTAACTTTTTGAAGTTAACTACTTGGCAAGATGCAAAATTTAATATTCAAAAAGCTTTTAAACGCACACTAGCTCATGTATACTTTAAATCATCTATAAGTTTACATAGAGTTTTAATTTAAAATAAGTATGTTAGCAGTTTTTTTTTGCATATTAAGGTTGAAAAAATTACAAGCAAATTACCAATAATTTTTCAACAAAATCAGGCAAAAGCTCTATCTCAAGTCAAAATATTAACAGCTATCAACATCATTTTAGGATTATATTTAATACCTGCAAAAGTCCAAGCCCAAAACATAACTCCCGCCAACGATAGTACAGGCACAACTGTTAACTCCCAAGGTGACATCAGTGGTGGTAAGCTCAGTAGCGACAAATCCAACCTATTCCACAGCTTCAGCAAATTTGAACTAGATGCTAACCAAACAGCCAACTTTTTATCGCAACCATCAATTCAAAACATCTTAGGTAGAGTCACAGGTGGTGAAGCATCGATAATTAACGGCATCATTCGTGTTAGTGGTGGAAATTCCAACTTATATTTAATCAACCCCGCAGGTATTATCTTTGGTGCTAATGCCCATTTAAATGTGCCAGCATCATTCACAGCTACCACAGCTAATCGTCTGGGTTTTGGTAATAATAACTGGTTAAATGCTGTGGGCAGCAACAACTACAGCCAACTTATTGGTACACCCAATAGTTTCGCTTTTGATGCTAGTGTTACTAGTGCCATTTTCAATCAAGGTAATTTAGCTGTACCAAATGGTAATAATTTAAGTTTATTTGGCGGCGCAGTCGTGAGTACAGGAACTTTGTCAGCGCCTGGCGGTAATGTCACAATTGCGGCAGTACCTGGCAGTAATTTACTCAAATTGAGTATGGCAGGGAATCCTTTGAGTTTAGAAATTCAACCGCTGAATTCCACTAATAATCTAGCATCAAATTCGTTACCAGCATTGTTAACTGGTGGTGATGTTGGGAATGCTTCTGGCTTACAAATTGCAAATGGTGAGGTGAAGTTAACTGGTTCTGGTTTGACTATTAGCAATGGTGATGTTGTTAGTACAGCTAACATTGTTGCTCAAAATGTCACTATTCAGGCAGCAGCTAATATCACAACTCAAGATATCATCACTAATGATAAATCTACTGGTTTGGCAGGTACAGTTAATTTAACAGCAGGTGATAATATCACAACTAATAATATTGATGCTTCAGCTTTTAGTCGTTTTGAAACTGCTATGGCAGGTGCCGTTAATTTAACAGCAGGCGGTAATATTACAACTAATAATATTGACACTTCAGCAGCTTTAATTTTAGGGACGGCTAGTGCAGGTGCAGTCAATTTAATAGCTGATGGTAACATTACTGTGGGCAGCATCAATACAAGTGCGATTAGTATTGATGTTGAGCAAATTGAATTGCTCAATGCAAATTCTCCAAATCAAGCTGGTATTTTGTTGCCCAATACACCCCCATTCGCTCAAGGTGGTAATGTTAATCTTTTAGCCAATGGAACAGTTAGGGTAGTAGGAGAAATTATTGATAATGGTCAGCTTACCGGAAATTCAATTTTGACCAGCGCATTTACTCAACCTGGGGCTGTCAAGATTCAACATGACGGCGGTGTGAATAACGTTCCATTTATTGTGGGTGATGCTAACTTGAATGGTACAAAAGCAGCTATTAATGTCAGTCAGGTTAGTCTTTTTAATGAAAATCCAACTATTGAAAATATCATCCTAGATAGCAACAATTCCCAAATTGCACCCACATCACCAATTCACATTTTTCCTGTCCTTCCACTAGGCGGACGATCAGAAAGTACTCCTAGCTTAATTTCTATTAATTCTGTTAACACACCACCTATTATATTAGATAATTATAGTGTAATTAATACGCGCCAAAATCGACCTATTACATTTACTTTTGGTTCATTAAATATCAATACTAATGATGTTAATAATGATGTCAGCCAAATAATTTTTGATGGTATATTATCTGGCTCTGTATCATTTCAAGATGGAACACCAGTTACATCAGGAACAGTGTTGAGTGCAAATACTGTTTTAGTTTATACTCCCCAACGAGGTTCTGTTGGTAAAATCCCAGCTTTTAATATTAAAGCGAGTGATGGTGTTTCTGAATCTGCACCGCAATCAATCAATATTAATATTACGCGACAACCCATAATTATTACCCCACCTAATCCTGACACAGATAATCCCTCACCTAATCCCGAAACAAATAATTCTCCTCCCGTAGAAACGAATAATTCTTTCCATTCCGGAACAAATAATCTGCTAAATATTGACTTAACTAATAATGTAGTTAATTCTGAGACAGAAGAAAAGAAAATGGCTAGTATTCCAATTGTGGAAAAAGATCAGTCTTTGCTAGATGTAGATATAGATAAAGAGATAGCTAAAATTGATGCCAGATTTACTAACCAGTTTGCTCAATATTTAGGTACAGCTACACCGCCAATTAAAGGCATTAAAGAAGCTAGTGAGATTTTAGTAAATATTGAAAATTCTACAGGGGTGAAACCTGCTTTAATTTATGTTTCTTTTATACCTAAAACACTCAAACGGAATGTTTTACCGGAACAAAAACTCACACCTCAAGCCGATGATATTTTAGAGTTATTAGTGGTTACAGGTAAGGGTGAGCCGATTCGGAAAGTAGTTAATGTGACGCGATCGCAAGTCTTAGCTATAAGTAAACAGTTTACCAACAATGTTACCCAAGCAACTTTGTTAAACAGCTATATTACTCCTGCCACAAAATTATACAACTGGTTAATTGCACCCCTGAAGTATAACCTGCAAGCACGGCAAATTAATAATCTAGTTTTTATTGTAGATGCGGGTTTGCGAACTATGCCCATAGCCGCCCTTTATGATGGTAAACAGTATCTAATCGAAAACTATAGTGTTGGCTTAATGCCAAGTCTGAGCCTGACAGATACTCAATATATTGATATTAAAAAATCTGAAGTTTTAGGGATGGGCGCATCGCAATTTATGAATCAAGACCCATTACCATCTGTACCTTCAGAATTAACTACTATTACTCAAAAGCTTTGGCCTGGTAGAGCTTTCTTAAACGAGGCCTTCACTTTAACAAATCTCAAAGCCCAGCGACAGCAAAAAGCCTTCGGGATTGTTCACCTTGCTACTCACGGAGAATTTAACTCAGGTGCGCCAAATAACTCTTATATTCAATTGTGGGATACGCAACTGAGAATGGATCAAATCCGTCAACTCGGCTGGAATAACCCACCTGTAGAACTAGTTGTGCTGAGTGCTTGTCGTACAGCCTTGGGTAACGAAGATGCAGAATTAGGTTTTGCAGGCTTTGCAGTGCAAGCTGGTACAAAGTCTGCATTGGCGAGTTTATGGTATGTTTCCGATGAAGGTACTCTCGGATTAATGACTCAATTTTATGAAAAGTTGAAACAAGCGCCTATCAAAGCCGAAGCTCTGCGACGAGCGCAAGTCGCCATGCTCAAAGGCCAAGTGCGGATAGAAATGGGTAGACTGAGAACTGCGCGTGGTGATGTAGCATTACCACCAGTTCTACTAGAACTTGGTGATAGAAAGTTAACTCATCCCTATTTTTGGGCAGCTTTTACCATGATTGGTAATCCTTGGTAATAAAATTAGAAAACGTCTATTGGATAATCATTTTGGCTACGTTAGCCATAACTTGACTTAAGGGATGTTCTGGATGACGTAAACAAAACAAATCGCTACTGGCCAGTTGAATCAATTCTTCGGAAAGTGGTAAAACACCAGCTACAGGTGCGTTATATGTTTTTTCTACCTGTTGCTTGAGTGCATCAAAATCTAGGGCTGGAAGTGCTTTATTAATTAATAACAACATTTTTGGGACTTCTAATTTGCGGGCTACTTCCACTGTGACAGCAGTACCTTGAAAATCTTGGCGATCGGGGCGGAGAATCAGAACTAAAATGTCAGAAATAGCAATTGAAAGTAAGGTTTCTTCATTGAGTCCTGGATGGGTATCAATGAATAGATAATCTAATTTTAAAGCAACCAATAGTTTTTGAAAGCCTTCATTGAGTAAATTAAAATCAAATCCTTCTCGCAGAATTTTAGTAATATCTCTAGCTTTAATACTCGAAGGGATGAGATAAATACGTCCTTTGGCTCCTGTTGTTTGACTTAAAATTGAGCTAACATCGTAGGCAGATTCTTCAATATTACAGCGTCCCCAAAGATAATCATTAAGGGAATATTTGATTTTCTGATCATCAAAACCAAACAGAACATGAATACCTGGAGATTGGATATCTGTATCAACAATCCCAACCCGATAACCAGAACGTGCAACTATTCCTGCTAGGTTAGCGGTGGAATTTGATTTACCTGTACCGCCGCGAAATGAGTGGATAGATACAATTTTTGACATGATAAAAATGATTTTGGTAAGCGAACCATAGAGACGCAGAGATTACAGAGTAATATTTTTAGAATTTATCCCATATCTTTGAATTCAGCTTACTTTTTTGTTTAGAAGTAAATAGAGGTCGATAGTAAACTGATTCACCATCATTTAACTCTTGAATAAATCTTTGGTTAACTAAAGTTTGAAGATGCTGTTTTACCAGTTCTTCAGAAATATTTAGATAAGTTACTACTTCTGATACAGTAGCTGTTTGCTGGCGAGTTATCCAATTAATCAGTTGTCGCTGTTCATCAGGTAAATCTAGGATATTTAACTGACTGTTTTGATGTGATGATTCGGCAGGTTCTTGATGATTCATGATGATTATTTATTTTCTTTCAATTTTTTGCTACGACGCTGTAAATCTGCTAGGTATTCTAATTCGTCTGGTTCTTCAATTGTCGTTGGTGTTGTGGTTATTTCTAAGTTATTATTTTGGTTTTGAGGAAGTACAGTTTCTTGGGAATTAAGTTGGTTGCGTTTGTCGCGCACTTGCTGTAGATAATCTATTTCTATAGGTTCAGTATTGGCAGGTTGAGTAATGATTGTATCAGGTAAAAAATTATTTGTTTCTAAGTTATTAACAACAGGGATAGTTGTGATTGGCAAGTTTTCTAATTCATCCCGACCCCGCAAATCTTTAGCCTTTTGCTGTAATTCTAAGAAGTAGTTACTTTCGGTAATGGCAGCGACTTCTTGATTTTTTTTGTCTTCGTCAATATCAATATTAATTTTGAGAAAGCCTTTAACTGTTTTCACAATTGTAGCGGCATATCTATCTATTAAAATAACAGCAACAGCACTACCGAAAAGGCTTAAAACTGGTGGTACTAAAGGTATCCAACCAGCATGGATAAATATTATATAGTTGGTTCCTAATAATATAGCGATCGCTACTCCTCCACCCAAGATTAACAGCCAGGGTTTACGAATCCGCCAAGCTAAAAATCCGCCGACTAATGACCAAGCAAATACCCATAAGCCTTCTTGTAATTCATTCCAGTACCAAAATAAAGGTCGTTTATTCAAAACAGCACTTAATATCTGACTAGCATTTTGGGCGTGAACTACTACCCCTGGCATTTTTTGGCTATCCGCTGACCCTGCACTATAAGGCGTATAAAAAGTATCTTTGACAATTTGGGCAGTGTAGCCAATCATCACAATTTTGTCTTTAATCAACGCTGGGTCAACTTTATTTGCTAGAACATCGCTGAGGGATACTTGCTTGACAGCGTTTTTTCCAGAACGATAGTTAAGTAGTATTTGGTAGTCTGATGTATCAATTTTGTGGTATCCACCCGATTTTGGCGTTAAGCGTTTGAGAACAGTAGAGTTAAACTGTAATTCCCCAGATTTTGTCAGTTCTGGTTCAATTCCTTGGGCAGCTAAGTAACGCACCACCATTTGAAAACTCAGAGATGGTAATTGGTTTTCAGGATCGGCGATATTGCAGATATGTTCGCTAGGTTTTGGCAGTTTGGAAGCTTTAGGAATGGAAATGATCATCCCTTGACGGACTGTACCCCCAGCATCTACGGGAAAATCCGCGACTCCAACTCTGTCTTCGGGAATTCCTGGTGCTGCGGCGATACCAGGAGAATCGGCTTTACTCACGACGCAGACAGCGGCAATATTTTCGTTTGCTGATAATATTTGCATTAAGTCTGTACGACCTGTGGCTGTACCTTGCTTCACATCCCGCAAAATATCAATCCCAATGACGCGCGGTTCGTGTTCTGCGAGTTTTGTTAATAACTGCGCCATTGTGCCGTCTTCAATGGGATATTCTTTGCGGGTTTGGATATCTGTATCATCGACACCAACGATTAAAAAGCGATTGTCTATCCCTTCATCTGGACGCGATCGCATTAACCAATCAAATGCAGCTAACTCCATTCCC encodes:
- a CDS encoding winged helix-turn-helix domain-containing protein, giving the protein MNHQEPAESSHQNSQLNILDLPDEQRQLINWITRQQTATVSEVVTYLNISEELVKQHLQTLVNQRFIQELNDGESVYYRPLFTSKQKSKLNSKIWDKF
- a CDS encoding CHASE2 domain-containing protein, encoding MLGQDSQHRNFRQTVLSIGGTVVVTSVAIAGLILGLRELGSLQGMELAAFDWLMRSRPDEGIDNRFLIVGVDDTDIQTRKEYPIEDGTMAQLLTKLAEHEPRVIGIDILRDVKQGTATGRTDLMQILSANENIAAVCVVSKADSPGIAAAPGIPEDRVGVADFPVDAGGTVRQGMIISIPKASKLPKPSEHICNIADPENQLPSLSFQMVVRYLAAQGIEPELTKSGELQFNSTVLKRLTPKSGGYHKIDTSDYQILLNYRSGKNAVKQVSLSDVLANKVDPALIKDKIVMIGYTAQIVKDTFYTPYSAGSADSQKMPGVVVHAQNASQILSAVLNKRPLFWYWNELQEGLWVFAWSLVGGFLAWRIRKPWLLILGGGVAIAILLGTNYIIFIHAGWIPLVPPVLSLFGSAVAVILIDRYAATIVKTVKGFLKINIDIDEDKKNQEVAAITESNYFLELQQKAKDLRGRDELENLPITTIPVVNNLETNNFLPDTIITQPANTEPIEIDYLQQVRDKRNQLNSQETVLPQNQNNNLEITTTPTTIEEPDELEYLADLQRRSKKLKENK
- a CDS encoding CHAT domain-containing protein — protein: MHIKVEKITSKLPIIFQQNQAKALSQVKILTAINIILGLYLIPAKVQAQNITPANDSTGTTVNSQGDISGGKLSSDKSNLFHSFSKFELDANQTANFLSQPSIQNILGRVTGGEASIINGIIRVSGGNSNLYLINPAGIIFGANAHLNVPASFTATTANRLGFGNNNWLNAVGSNNYSQLIGTPNSFAFDASVTSAIFNQGNLAVPNGNNLSLFGGAVVSTGTLSAPGGNVTIAAVPGSNLLKLSMAGNPLSLEIQPLNSTNNLASNSLPALLTGGDVGNASGLQIANGEVKLTGSGLTISNGDVVSTANIVAQNVTIQAAANITTQDIITNDKSTGLAGTVNLTAGDNITTNNIDASAFSRFETAMAGAVNLTAGGNITTNNIDTSAALILGTASAGAVNLIADGNITVGSINTSAISIDVEQIELLNANSPNQAGILLPNTPPFAQGGNVNLLANGTVRVVGEIIDNGQLTGNSILTSAFTQPGAVKIQHDGGVNNVPFIVGDANLNGTKAAINVSQVSLFNENPTIENIILDSNNSQIAPTSPIHIFPVLPLGGRSESTPSLISINSVNTPPIILDNYSVINTRQNRPITFTFGSLNINTNDVNNDVSQIIFDGILSGSVSFQDGTPVTSGTVLSANTVLVYTPQRGSVGKIPAFNIKASDGVSESAPQSININITRQPIIITPPNPDTDNPSPNPETNNSPPVETNNSFHSGTNNLLNIDLTNNVVNSETEEKKMASIPIVEKDQSLLDVDIDKEIAKIDARFTNQFAQYLGTATPPIKGIKEASEILVNIENSTGVKPALIYVSFIPKTLKRNVLPEQKLTPQADDILELLVVTGKGEPIRKVVNVTRSQVLAISKQFTNNVTQATLLNSYITPATKLYNWLIAPLKYNLQARQINNLVFIVDAGLRTMPIAALYDGKQYLIENYSVGLMPSLSLTDTQYIDIKKSEVLGMGASQFMNQDPLPSVPSELTTITQKLWPGRAFLNEAFTLTNLKAQRQQKAFGIVHLATHGEFNSGAPNNSYIQLWDTQLRMDQIRQLGWNNPPVELVVLSACRTALGNEDAELGFAGFAVQAGTKSALASLWYVSDEGTLGLMTQFYEKLKQAPIKAEALRRAQVAMLKGQVRIEMGRLRTARGDVALPPVLLELGDRKLTHPYFWAAFTMIGNPW
- a CDS encoding MinD/ParA family protein; amino-acid sequence: MSKIVSIHSFRGGTGKSNSTANLAGIVARSGYRVGIVDTDIQSPGIHVLFGFDDQKIKYSLNDYLWGRCNIEESAYDVSSILSQTTGAKGRIYLIPSSIKARDITKILREGFDFNLLNEGFQKLLVALKLDYLFIDTHPGLNEETLLSIAISDILVLILRPDRQDFQGTAVTVEVARKLEVPKMLLLINKALPALDFDALKQQVEKTYNAPVAGVLPLSEELIQLASSDLFCLRHPEHPLSQVMANVAKMIIQ